GGCTGCCCGTATCGATGAGCGCCGTTGCGATGATCGTCAACGAACCGCCTTCCTCGATGTTGCGGGCGGCGCCGAAGAAGCGCTTGGGCCGCTGCAACGCATTGGCGTCCACGCCGCCCGTCAGCACCTTGCCCGAAGACGGAACCACCGTGTTGTAGGCGCGGCCGAGGCGCGTGATGGAATCGAGCAGGATAACGACATCGCGGCCGTGCTCCACCAGCCGCTTGGCCTTTTCGATCACCATCTCGGCGACCTGGACGTGCCGCACCGCCGGCTCGTCGAACGTCGAGGACACGACCTCACCCTTCACCGACCGCTGCATATCGGTGACCTCCTCCGGCCGCTCGTCGATGAGCAGCACGATCAGGTAGCATTCCGGATGGTTGGCCGTGATGGAATGCGCGATATTCTGAAGCAGGACCGTCTTGCCGGTACGCGGCGGCGCGACGATCAGGCCACGCTGGCCCTTGCCGAGCGGCGCCACCAGGTCGATGACGCGTGCCGACAAATCCTTCGTCGTCGGGTTCTCCGTCTCCATCTTCAGCCGCGAGTTCGGATAGAGCGGCGTCAGATTGTCGAAGTGGATCTTGTGGCGGATCTTCTCCGGGTCATCGAAATTGATCGTGTTGACCTTGAGCAGCGCGAAATAGCGCTCGCCCTCCTTTGGACTGCGGATCGGACCCTCGACGGTATCGCCCGTCTTCAGCGAGAAACGCCTGATCTGCGACGGCGAAATGTAGATGTCGTCCGGTCCCGGAAGATAGTTTGCATTGGCCGAGCGCAGGAAACCGAATCCGTCCTGCAACACCTCCACCACGCCGTCGCCGATGATCTCCACATCCTGCGAAGCCAGCTTCTTGAGAATGGCGAACATCAGCTCCTGCTTGCGCATGACGCTGGCGTTCTCGACCTCGAGCGACTCGGCGAACGCGATCAGGTCCGTCGGCTTCTTGTTCTTGAAATCCTGAAGTTTCATTTCCTGCATGAGAGGAGCTCTCGAGAGTCGAATACGGAAAATACGCCAGAGCAGCGCGCTGCGTGCCGGAACCGCCGAACCTTGAAGACGGGAGGCGCATAGGCAAGGAGGGAAGTATGCGCTTGTAGCGCCGCGCCCCGAAAAGAGCAAGGCGCGAATTGCGCCTCAGAACGGCTTCACGATCACCATGATCACGATGACGATCATCAGCAATGTAGGGATTTCATTGACGAACCGCCAGTGCCGGGCCGGCTTGACGTTCTCGTCTCTTGCGAAGCGCCGGACCGCTGCCGACAGGTAGCCGTGACAGGCGGACAGTGCGACGACGCCTGCCAGCTTCACGTGGAGCCATCCTCCCTGGAAGCCAAAACCCTTCCACGCCAGCCATAGTCCCAATGCCCAGGAAACCACCATCGCCGGATTGATGATGCCGCGCAGCAGCCGGCGTTCCATCACCTTGAAAGTTTCCGATTGCTGCGAACCTCGCGCCGTGTCGGCGTGGTAGACGAAAAGGCGCGGCAGATAGAGCATTCCCGCCATCCAGGCGATCACCGCGATCACATGCAGCGCCTTGATCCAGAGATAGAGATCGTCCGGCGCCAGCCAGAAAAGAAGCACCGTCAGCAGGATGAAGACGACAACTGCGATCCCGGCGCGCCGCATGGCGACATGACCGCTGCCATCCGTGCCCGACGGCGACGACATCAAGCCCTCCCGCGCACGCGAGCGACCATGCGCTCGACATGCGCTATCGGCGTTTCCGGCGTGATGCCGTGTCCCAGATTGAAGACAAGCGGGCCACCGCCGAGCGCTTCGAGGATCGCGTCGACACCCTCGTCCAGCGCCCGTCCACCGGCAACAAGCCGCATCGGATCGAGATTGCCCTGCACCGCGCCTTCCGATTGCAGGCGTCGGGCAGCGGAAAGGGGAAGGCTCCAGTCAAGCCCGAGCGCCGTCACCCCGGTCCTGCCGCGATAACCCTCGTAGAGCGCTCCCGCGCCCCGGGGGAAGCCGATGATCGGCACCTCCGGATACTCTTCCCGTATGCTCGCCACGATGCGCCGGACAGGCTCCACGCAAAACGCCTCAAAGGAAGCCTCGTCGAGCACGCCGGCCCAGGAATCGAATATCTGCACCACATCCGCGCCGGCAGCGATCTGCCGCTTCAGATAGGCGGCCGAGTGATCGGCCAGCACGGCGAGCAGCTTTTGCATCGCCTCCGGATTCCGATATCCGAAGAGCCGCCCCGGCGCCTGGTCCGGCGTGCCGTGACCGGCGATCATGTAGGTTGCCACCGTCCAGGGCGCGCCGCAGAAGCCGATCAGCGTCGTCTCGCCCGGCAGCTGGCGGCGCAGACGGGTCACGGTCTCATAGACCGGAGCCAGCCTCGCATGAAAGGTCTCGCCGTCCAGCCGGCCGATCTCGTCGGCCGTTATCGGCGTCATCAGAGGTCCCTTGCCCTCCTCGAAGCTCAAATCCCGTCCGAGTGCATGCGGAACCACGAGAATGTCCGAAAACAGGATCGCGGCGTCGAATCCGAAACGTCTGATCGGCTGAAGCGTGACCTCGACTGCCAAATCCGGATTGTAGCAGAGGTCGAGAAAGCTCCCGGCCCGTTGCCGGGTCTCGCGATACTCCGGAAGATAACGGCCTGCCTGACGCATCATCCAGATCGGCGGCGGAAAGGCCTTGGCTCCTTTCAGCACGTTCAGGGCAATTCGCTCACTCGTCACTTGGCACTGCCCTTTCCGGTCAGACTCAAAGAAAAGATGATTTCAAAGAGTCTTCTGATTCTACGACTCTGTTTGAATCGGGAGTAGGCATAAGGTCACAACCCCTGCGCGGATATACGAAACGAACGCGCATGACGAAGCCGTTCGCCACAGCCTGTGAACATCATACATAGAACCTGTTTCATCAGCAGAAACAAGCATATGCCGCAAGGCCAAAAGCACGCGGTATTTTGACAGGCGGGCGCGATCACCGGTCGTCCGCGGTGTTTTCCACACCACCGGATCGATCTCCCGGCGCAGCGAATTGTGGACAAGACGGCTTCTGATACAGTCGCCCCGGCCGCCGCGCCGAGGCGGTGACGGTTCTCCACAGGCATCAACAGGCAAGGCACCAGCGGTGTGAACAAACCCCAGAGCTTCTTTCATCTGCATCTGATCTCCGACGCGACAGGCGAGACGCTGCTCGCGGCCGGCCGGGCCGCCTCGGCGCAATACAAGGATGCCCGCGCCATCGAACACATTTATCCGCTGATCCGCACCGAGCGGCAACTGCAGAAAGTTTTCGAGGAGATCGACAGCGAACCGGGCATCGTGCTTTACACCGTGGTCGATCAGGCGCTTGGGCGGCAGATCGACGAGCGCTGCCAGCAGATGGGCTTGCCTTACGTCTCGGTGCTGGAACCTGTTCTCGGCGTCTTCCAGTCCTATTTGGGTGCTCCCGCCGGACGGCGCGTCGGCGCCCAGCATGTGCTCGACGCCGAGTATTTCAGGCGCATGGATGCGTTGAACTTCACCATGGAGCACGACGACGGCCAGTTGCCGCTCGACATGGACGATGCGGACGTCGTCCTTGTGGGCATCTCGCGGACGTCCAAGACGCCCACAAGCATCTATCTCGCGAACCGGGGCATAAAGACCGCGAACATACCGATCGTTCCCGGCGTGCCGATGCCGCAAGCCCTGATCGAGGCGACGAAGCCGCTGATCGTCGGACTGATCGCCACAGCCGAACGGATTTCGCAGGTACGCCAGAACCGCGTGCTCGGCAGCGGCCACGACGCGTCCGAATATACGGATCGCGCAGCAATTGCCGCCGAGCTTACCTATGCGCGGCAGGTCTGCACGCGCCACAGCTGGCCGATGATCGACGTGACACGGCGCTCGATCGAGGAAACGGCGGCCGCCATCGTTGCCCTCAGGGGAAAGTCGCGTTAGGTCCCTGAAACGATCCGCCGAGGGCGTTGCAATGTCTGTCCCCATCATCCTTGCATCCGGCAGCCCGTTCCGGCGGCAATTGCTCGAAAACGCCGGTGTGCCGTTCACCGTCATCCGGCCCGATATCGACGAACGGGCGGTCGAGGCGCCGTTGCAGTCTGCGGGCGTCACGCCTGAAGACGTGGCGCAGATCCTTGCCGAGGCGAAAGCGCAGAACGTGTCCGAACGCCGCCCTGATGCGATCGTCATCGGTTCCGATCAGACTCTCTCGCTTGGCGACGAGGTTTTCCATAAGCCGGCCGATATGGAAGCGGCGCGTCGGCATCTCCTGAAGCTGTCCGGCAAGACGCATCAGCTCAACAGCGCCATTGCGCTCGCCCGTGGCGGCGAGACCATATGGCGCTGCGCCGACGTCGCGCGCCTCACCATGCGCGAGCTGGAGCCCGCCTTCGTCGGCCGTCATCTGGCGCGGGTTGGCAAAAAGGCGCTGGAGAGTGTCGGCGCCTACCAGATCGAAGGGGAGGGCATTCAGCTCTTCCGCAAGATCGAAGGCAGCTATTTTACCATTGTCGGCCTGCCGCTGCTGCCGCTGCTGGGGGAACTCCGCAATCTGGGCGCGATCGATGGCTGAGCTTTTGAAGGCCTTCGTCTGCGGGCATCCCATCGCCCATTCGCGTTCGCCGAAAATCCACGGCTACTGGCTTCGCCAGCATGGCATCGCCGGCAGTTACGAGGCCGTCGACGTCGCGCCGCCGGATTTTGCGGCCTTTCTCAGGTCGCTCGCGTCCCACGGGTTTCGCGGCGGCAACATAACCATCCCGCACAAGGAAGCCGCCTTCGCCCTTGCCGATTGTCGCGACGAGGCAGCCGAAGCCATCGGCGCGGCCAACACGCTGTGGCTGGAGGACGGAAAGCTGCACGCCAGCAACACGGACGCCTACGGCTTCGCTGCTAATCTGGATGCCCGCGCGCCTGAATGGCGGCGGGCGCGCGCCGCGGTCGTGCTGGGGGCCGGCGGATCGTCCCGCGCCGTCGTGCATGCGCTGAAGTCGCGCGGGATAGCTGACATACGCATCGTCAACCGGACGTTGGCGCGCGCCGTCGAGCTGGCGCATCACTTCGGCGACGGTGTCAGCGCGCACGAGGCGGCGATCTTGCCCGAACTCCTGCCCGGGGCCGATCTCGTCGTGAACACGACGTCGCTCGGCATGAAGGGCGCAGGGGACCTGCCGTCCGATCCGGCATTCATGGCGTCCGGCGCCATCGTGACGGATATCGTCTATGTGCCGCTCGAAACGCCGTTCCTCGCCGCCGCGCGGCGCCATGGCCTGAAGACGGTCGACGGACTCGGCATGCTTTTGCATCAGGCCGTGCCCGGCTTCGAGCGCTGGTTCGGCGTCCGACCGGAGGTAACGCCGGAGCTGAGTGCGATGATCGTCTCGGATCTGGATGCCGGCAGATGATCGTGCTCGGCCTCACCGGGTCCATCGGCATGGGCAAGTCGACCACGGCGCAGATGTTCCGCGACCAGGGCGTGCCGGTGCACGATTCCGACGAGGCGGTGCACCGGCTCTATGCAGGCGCTGCGGCACCGTTGATCGAGGAAGCCTTTCCCGGAACCGTGGCCGAGGGGGTCGTCGATCGCGCCGAACTCGGCAGGCGCGTCATTTCTGACGCGACGGCATTGAAGCGGCTGGAGGCGATCGTCCATCCGCTGGTGCGCGCCGATGCGGACGCCTTTCTTGCGCGCCACAAGGCTGCCGGCGCGCCGCTCGTCGTGCTCGACATCCCGCTTCTGTTCGAGACGAAGGGCGAGGGGAGGGTCGACCGTATCGCCGTCGTGACCGCGCCCCCCGAAGTGCAACGCGAGCGCGTATTGGCGCGCCCGGGCATGACGGCGGAAAAGTTCGAGGCGATCCTCGCCAAGCAGGTCCCGGACGCCGAGAAGCACCGACGCGCCGACTTCGTCATCGACACTGGCCACGGCATGGAAGCCGCGCGACAGGCCGTGGCCGGGATCATCCACAGATTGAGCGGCGCCGGCGCAGCCTCCTGACAAACAGGGCTTGCGGCCGCTCCCGGATCGCGCCCATCTAGGACGCGGAGAAAATCATGCGTGAGATCATATTCGATACGGAAACCACCGGCCTCGATCCGAAGGAGGACCGGGTCATCGAGATCGGCGCTATCGAACTTGTGAACCGCTTTCCGACCGGCAAGACCTTCCACCATTACATCCACCCCGGCGATCGCCCGATCCATCCCGACGCGCAGGCCGTACATGGCATCAGCCTCGAGGTCCTGGCGGGCAAGCCGGCCTTTTCAGGCATAGCAGGCGACTTCGTGGCTTTCATCGAGGGCGCCAAGCTGATCGCACACAACGCCAATTTCGACATCGCTTTCATCAACGCCGAATTCGCCCGCCTTTCCCTGCCGGCAGTGGACGCTGGCCGGGTGGTCGATTCGCTGGCGCTTGCCCGCCGCAAGCATCCGATGGGCCCGAACTCGCTCGACGCGCTCTGCAAGCGCTATGGCATCGACAACAGCCGGCGCACCAAGCACGGGGCGTTGCTGGATTCCGAACTGCTGGCCGAAGTCTATATCGAGTTGATCGGCGGCAAACAGGCGGCGCTCATCCTCGAAACGACGACGACCATCGCCGTCGGCGTCGAGGTTGACGACAGCCATGTCGTCTCCGGCTACGTGCGGCCGACGCCGCTGGCGCCGCGCCTGACGGAGGAGGAGCGTTCCGCCCACGCAAGCATGGTGGCGGGACTGGGCCAGAACGCCATCTGGACGAAACTCGCGCCGTCCGAAGCGGCGGAATGAAAAAGCCCGGCGCGAGGCCGGGCGTTTCCTGAGGTTCGCGTCTTCGGTCCGGTCAGCTGACCTGGACCTTCGCCTTGGCCTGCTCCTCGGCGATCTTCTGCTGGAACATCTGGGCGAAATCGATCGGGTCGAGCATCAGCGGCGGGAAGCCGCCATTGCGGGTCGCCTCGGCAATGATCTGGCGCGCAAAGGGAAAGAGAAGGCGCGGGCACTCGATGAAAAGCAGCGGCAGCATGTGCTCCTGCGGAAAGCCCTCGACGCGGAACACGCCGCCGTAGACGAGCTCGACGTTGAACAGCACGTCCTTGTCGTGCGAAGCCTTCGCGCTCAGCGTCAGGTTGACGTCGAAATCCTTGTCCGACAGCGGGTTGGCGGCGACGTTGACATTGATGGCGATGCCCGGTGCGGCTTCGCGGCCGCGCAGCGAATTCGGCGCGCCCGGGCTCTCGAAGGAAAGATCCTTCACATATTGCGCCAGCACGTTCAGCGCCGGCGCCTTGCCGTTGCCGCCATTGCCCTTGACGTCGTTGCCCTTCGCTTCTTCATTGGCCATCGGCCGCTATCCTCATTGCCTGGGCGGGCGGATGCCCGTTTCAAAGTGGCGGTTGGCTAGCATGGCGGGGCCTGCCTTACAAGCTTGGCCTGAAAACGGGAGCCTCCGCGTCACTCCTTGCCGATGCGCCAGGGCGAATCCGGGTTGGGGCCGCGGGAATAGTCGGCTTCATCGAGATCCACGACCGGGCCGCGCGCCTGCGTCCTGTCGCCGGACCAGCGCGTCTGGCCGAAACCGCCGCGGAATGTGGTGAAGTTTCCGGACACGGCGATGCGGCTTTTCAGCCGCCGCCAGACGAATCCGCGCACGCCGGGAACGAGCAGCAGCAATGCCACGACATCCGTCAGGAAACCGGGGATCAGCAACAGGACCGCCGCGACGACGGTCATCACCGCGCCGACGACATGCTGGCCGGGATCGCGGCCAGCCTGAAGCTCGGTCTGGGCGCGGGCGAGCGCGCCCAGGCCGCCGGTCCTGAGCAGAACCGCGCCCAGCACGAAGCTTGCCAGAACGAGGCCTAGGGTCGGCAGTACGCCGATGGCGCTTCCGACGACGACGAAAGTCGCGATCTCGAGCAGGGGCAAAGCCAGGAGAAGAATTGGGATCAAGCGAATGTGGTCCGTTCCAAGGAGTGTCGATCATCACGGAAAATGCATCGGCCCGATGGCTGGCGCATCTTCTCATACATAGGTATGGAGGGCCATGATTTGAATGATCGCCGCATGCGATCTATATGGTTTCTCTATTGCACCCGGCGTGCAACGGCCTGTCTTCACGGTGGGCAGGGAACGGTTGGCGGACGAAATGGAATATCTCGACTTCGGCACGATCTTTTTTCTTGTGGTCGCGATCGTGATCTTCATACAGCTGCGCAATGTGCTCGGCCGCCGCACGGGCAACGAGCGGCCGCCCTTCGACCCCTACACCGCGGCGCGCAACAAGGCGGAAGAGGCGCCGGCCGATTCGGACAACGTCGTTTCGCTGCCGGGTCGGAAGAAGCCGGCCGAAGGCGAGAACGTCTATGCCTCGATCGACGCTTTCGCCAAGCCTGACACCGACCTGAACCGTGGCCTGCGCACGATCAAGGATGCCGATTCGGGCTTCGAGCCGAAGACCTTCGTCGACGGCGCCAAGATGGCTTATGAAATGATCGTGATGGCCTATGCCGACGGCGATCGCAAAACCTTGAAGAACCTGCTGTCGCGCGAGGTCTATGACGGTTTCGTCAGCGCCATAGGCGAGCGCGAGCAGCGTTCGGAAAAGGTCCAGTCCTCCTTCGTCGGCATCGACAAGGCGGATATCGTCGCGGCCGAGATGAAGGCTTCTGAAGCGCACATCACCTTGCGCATCGTCAGCGAGCTGATTTCCGCGACCCGCGACAAGAGCGGCGAAGTGATCGACGGCGATCCCGAAACCGTGGCGGAGGTGAAGGACGTCTGGACCTTCGCGCGCGACACCCGCTCCCGCGACCCCAACTGGAAGCTGGTCGCGACCGAAGCGGAAGATTGATTCCGGGACGGCTGCGGGTTGGCCGTCATGTCCCTTTCTCCCCTGTTCCGACCCACGGATTTCGGCAGCCTGCCCGGCTGGCGCGACGATTTTCAGTCTCTGGCGTTCGATGCGTTTCGGCGCTCCGCCCTACGGATTCACGTGAAACCATACCGCAGCGGCAAGCTCGGCGTCGCCGTCGAGAGCTTCGCGACGGGCTGTGCGGAGGCGCGAACTGTCGGCGGGATGGCGGACACAGACGCCAGAAGCTTCTTCGAGCGTCATTTCGTGCCGGCGCTGATCGCGCCTGAAACCGGGGCCGGCTTCGTGACCGGCTTCTACGAGCCCGAAGTGGAGGCCTCGCCGGTCTGGACTCCCGCCTTCACCGTGCCGCTGCTGTCGCGTCCGGACGATCTGATGGATGTCGACGACGGCAACCGCCCCGCTGGCATGGATTCGTATTTCGCCTTCGGCCGGCAGACGGCGTCAGGCATCGTGCCTTACTGGGATCGCGGCGAGATCGATCGCGGCGCGCTGCGGGGCAGGGGGTTGGAGATCGCTTGGCTTGCCGACCCGGTCGATGCCTACTTTATCCATGTCCAGGGCGCGGCGCGGTTGAAGATGACCGATGGCCGGCTGCTCCGCGTGACCTATGCTGCCAAGACCGGTCATCCGTTCACCGGCGCCGGCAGGGTGCTCGCCGATCTGGGAGAAATTCCGCTTGAAAGGGTGACGATGCAGTCCATCCGGGCGTGGTTTCGCATCAATTCGCATCGGGTGAACGAGATTGTCTGGCGGAACCGATCCTATATTTTCTTCCGCGAGGCGCCTGTCGATGACCCGGCGCTCGGACCCGTCGCCGCGGCGAAGGTGCCGCTGACGCCCGGCCGTTCGATTGCCGTCGATCGCCTGCTGCACACCTTCGGAACGCCGTTCTACATCGACGCTCCTACGCTCACGGCGTTCGACGGAAAGCCGTTTCGCCGCCTGATGATCGCACAGGACACCGGCTCCGCCATCACGGGGCCGGCGAGGGGCGATCTGTTCGCCGGTTCGGGCGATGCCGCGGGCGAGATCGCCGGCGTCGTGCGCAGCGCGGCCGAGTTCTACATCCTGTTGCCGCGCCCGCTTGTCGAGGCGGAGCTCTGATGGCGACACGCGGCCATAAAACGCTGACCGACGACGACCGCATATTGTGGAACAGGGTCGCGCGTTCGGCGACGCCGCTGAAGGGCACCGCGCCGCTTGCGCCCGCCGTCCTTCCGCCGGAGCCGGAGCAGAAGCAGGCACCTTCCGCATCGCCCCCTGTCGCCGCATCCCCGCCGCCGGTCAAGATGCACAGGGTGGGACGGCACCTCGATCGGCCGACGCACGACAAGCTCGCCAGGGGCCGGCTGGAGATCGACGCCAAGGTCGACCTTCACGGGCTTACGCAGCACGAGGCATACGGGCTGCTCCTGTCTTTCCTGCACCGCGCCCACGCGTCGGGCCTGCGTTACGTGCTGGTCGTCACCGGCAAGGGCTCGACCAACAAGGGAGACGGCGTGCTGCGCCGGGTCGTGCCGGAATGGCTGACGACGCCGGCTTTCCGTTCCGTCGTAAGCAGCCACGACGGCGCGGCGCGCAATCATGGCGGGGCGGGCGCGCTTTATATCCGGCTGCGTCGGACAGGATCGCAGCCATGACGCCCTTCGGCGAAAGGCTCCGCGAATTGCGTCGCCAGCGCGGCATCGCGCAGAAAGACATGGCGAAGGCGCTCGGCGTCAGCGCGGCCTACCTCTCCGCTCTGGAGCACGGTCATCGCGGTCTGCCGAACTGGGCGTTCGTGCAGAAGGTGATCGGCTACTTCAACATCATCTGGGACGAGGCGGAGGAGCTTGAGAACCTCGTCTGGAGCTCGCATCCACGCGTGACCATCGACACGTCCGGCCTCTCTCCCGAGGCGACGCGTCTGGCGAACATGCTGGCGCAGCAGATCGGGCAGCTCGATCAGGAAACCCTGCATGCGCTTGCAGCCACGATCGAGGCGGCTGAAAAAAGCTGATCCGCCTGTCGGAATAGCGCCGGAGCGTTCGTCCTTGTCGCAGTTCCTTGGACAGGGAGACGGGATCGTGAACGATCGGACAATGAGGATCGCAGGCTGGACGCTGACCGGCCTCTACGCCCTTTTCATGCTCGGCGCATCCGTGGCGCCAAAACTTTCCGGCATGCCGATCGCGGCCGAAACCATGGTGTCGCTGGGATGGCCGCCGGAATACACGCTGATGATCGGCGTGATCGAACTTGGCTGCGTGTTGCTCTATCTTTTCCCGAAGACGAGCGTGTTCGGTGCTGTCCTGACCATGGGCCTGCTCGGCGGCGCGATGGCGACGCAGATCCGGGTCGGCAATCCGCTCTTCAGCCACGTGCTGTTCAGCATCTATCTCGGCCTGTTCATGTGGGGCGGCATGTGGCTGCGCGATCCAGCATTGCGCGCCATTTTCCCGTGGCGGCGCTGATCAGAACAGCGCCTGCAACTCCGGAAGCTTCTCGTTGACCAGCCAGCCATAATAATTCTCTTCCGGATAGCGCGGTTCCTCGCCCTTCGACGCACGTTCCGCATTGTCGCGCTTGAGCGCGGCGGCGCGCTCCTCCGGATTGCCGAGATTGTAAAGCGTGGCGGTGATGCCGGGATTCTGCGAGATGTCGAAGCCGGCGATCGAGCGATAGGAATCGATCGACTTCTTCAAGGTCGCGGCCACATAAGGCAGCGTCAGGTCGGGGTCCATGATCGTCTCATAGACCTTGTTCGGTTCCGCGGCGTCGAGCCGGGGCAGGCCGGAAACCTTGCTCACCAGATCGCTCATCTGCAGCGCGGTCAGCGGATTGAGCTGGCCGATGCCGAAAGTCTGCCCGGCATAGAGCGGCTGGAAGAAGACGGCGGAAAAGCGCTTGTTTGGGAAGGATTGGCCGCCGACCTGCTTGCCGCGGAAATTCTTGTCCCAGACCCGCTCGCGGCAGGTCCAGACATCGTAGCTTCCCTGTTCGCCATCGCAGGCGGAAAACTGCGGTCGCTGCACGAACTGCGCGATGTCCTCGCCGTCATAGGAGAAGCTGAGGCTGTTGGTGAGGTAGGACGCGGCCTTGACGTAATAGGTCTGGAGTCGGTCGTAGGCATCGATATTGTAGGTGTGCTCGCCGACGATGGCGCCGACCATATGCATAGGGTCGATCCCGTATTCCGCCGACACCTGCACGATCTTCTTGCGCAGCTTGGCGTCGTTCTTCAGCAGGCGGTAGACCTTGCGGTATTTCGCATCATAGGTGGTCTTCAGCGCCTGCGTCCGCTTGGCCGATGCGCCGGGCACGTCGGGCTGCTCGGCATTGCGGTTTCCGGGGGGCACCGGCGTCGCCGCCTGGGCCGCCACGACGCCGAAGGCGAGGAAGAGGCCGCCTGCCAGGAGGGAGAGAACTTTCATCGAT
The window above is part of the Rhizobiaceae bacterium genome. Proteins encoded here:
- a CDS encoding Maf-like protein codes for the protein MSVPIILASGSPFRRQLLENAGVPFTVIRPDIDERAVEAPLQSAGVTPEDVAQILAEAKAQNVSERRPDAIVIGSDQTLSLGDEVFHKPADMEAARRHLLKLSGKTHQLNSAIALARGGETIWRCADVARLTMRELEPAFVGRHLARVGKKALESVGAYQIEGEGIQLFRKIEGSYFTIVGLPLLPLLGELRNLGAIDG
- a CDS encoding shikimate dehydrogenase, whose amino-acid sequence is MAELLKAFVCGHPIAHSRSPKIHGYWLRQHGIAGSYEAVDVAPPDFAAFLRSLASHGFRGGNITIPHKEAAFALADCRDEAAEAIGAANTLWLEDGKLHASNTDAYGFAANLDARAPEWRRARAAVVLGAGGSSRAVVHALKSRGIADIRIVNRTLARAVELAHHFGDGVSAHEAAILPELLPGADLVVNTTSLGMKGAGDLPSDPAFMASGAIVTDIVYVPLETPFLAAARRHGLKTVDGLGMLLHQAVPGFERWFGVRPEVTPELSAMIVSDLDAGR
- the secB gene encoding protein-export chaperone SecB; translated protein: MANEEAKGNDVKGNGGNGKAPALNVLAQYVKDLSFESPGAPNSLRGREAAPGIAINVNVAANPLSDKDFDVNLTLSAKASHDKDVLFNVELVYGGVFRVEGFPQEHMLPLLFIECPRLLFPFARQIIAEATRNGGFPPLMLDPIDFAQMFQQKIAEEQAKAKVQVS
- the hemE gene encoding uroporphyrinogen decarboxylase; translated protein: MTSERIALNVLKGAKAFPPPIWMMRQAGRYLPEYRETRQRAGSFLDLCYNPDLAVEVTLQPIRRFGFDAAILFSDILVVPHALGRDLSFEEGKGPLMTPITADEIGRLDGETFHARLAPVYETVTRLRRQLPGETTLIGFCGAPWTVATYMIAGHGTPDQAPGRLFGYRNPEAMQKLLAVLADHSAAYLKRQIAAGADVVQIFDSWAGVLDEASFEAFCVEPVRRIVASIREEYPEVPIIGFPRGAGALYEGYRGRTGVTALGLDWSLPLSAARRLQSEGAVQGNLDPMRLVAGGRALDEGVDAILEALGGGPLVFNLGHGITPETPIAHVERMVARVRGRA
- a CDS encoding Tim44/TimA family putative adaptor protein, with translation MEYLDFGTIFFLVVAIVIFIQLRNVLGRRTGNERPPFDPYTAARNKAEEAPADSDNVVSLPGRKKPAEGENVYASIDAFAKPDTDLNRGLRTIKDADSGFEPKTFVDGAKMAYEMIVMAYADGDRKTLKNLLSREVYDGFVSAIGEREQRSEKVQSSFVGIDKADIVAAEMKASEAHITLRIVSELISATRDKSGEVIDGDPETVAEVKDVWTFARDTRSRDPNWKLVATEAED
- the coaE gene encoding dephospho-CoA kinase (Dephospho-CoA kinase (CoaE) performs the final step in coenzyme A biosynthesis.); amino-acid sequence: MIVLGLTGSIGMGKSTTAQMFRDQGVPVHDSDEAVHRLYAGAAAPLIEEAFPGTVAEGVVDRAELGRRVISDATALKRLEAIVHPLVRADADAFLARHKAAGAPLVVLDIPLLFETKGEGRVDRIAVVTAPPEVQRERVLARPGMTAEKFEAILAKQVPDAEKHRRADFVIDTGHGMEAARQAVAGIIHRLSGAGAAS
- the fxsA gene encoding membrane protein FxsA — encoded protein: MIPILLLALPLLEIATFVVVGSAIGVLPTLGLVLASFVLGAVLLRTGGLGALARAQTELQAGRDPGQHVVGAVMTVVAAVLLLIPGFLTDVVALLLLVPGVRGFVWRRLKSRIAVSGNFTTFRGGFGQTRWSGDRTQARGPVVDLDEADYSRGPNPDSPWRIGKE
- a CDS encoding kinase/pyrophosphorylase, whose protein sequence is MNKPQSFFHLHLISDATGETLLAAGRAASAQYKDARAIEHIYPLIRTERQLQKVFEEIDSEPGIVLYTVVDQALGRQIDERCQQMGLPYVSVLEPVLGVFQSYLGAPAGRRVGAQHVLDAEYFRRMDALNFTMEHDDGQLPLDMDDADVVLVGISRTSKTPTSIYLANRGIKTANIPIVPGVPMPQALIEATKPLIVGLIATAERISQVRQNRVLGSGHDASEYTDRAAIAAELTYARQVCTRHSWPMIDVTRRSIEETAAAIVALRGKSR
- the rho gene encoding transcription termination factor Rho, coding for MQEMKLQDFKNKKPTDLIAFAESLEVENASVMRKQELMFAILKKLASQDVEIIGDGVVEVLQDGFGFLRSANANYLPGPDDIYISPSQIRRFSLKTGDTVEGPIRSPKEGERYFALLKVNTINFDDPEKIRHKIHFDNLTPLYPNSRLKMETENPTTKDLSARVIDLVAPLGKGQRGLIVAPPRTGKTVLLQNIAHSITANHPECYLIVLLIDERPEEVTDMQRSVKGEVVSSTFDEPAVRHVQVAEMVIEKAKRLVEHGRDVVILLDSITRLGRAYNTVVPSSGKVLTGGVDANALQRPKRFFGAARNIEEGGSLTIIATALIDTGSRMDEVIFEEFKGTGNSEIVLDRKVADKRIFPAMDILKSGTRKEDLLVPRSDLQKIFVLRRILAPMGTTDAIEFLIDKLKQTKTNSDFFDSMNT
- the hemJ gene encoding protoporphyrinogen oxidase HemJ; translated protein: MSSPSGTDGSGHVAMRRAGIAVVVFILLTVLLFWLAPDDLYLWIKALHVIAVIAWMAGMLYLPRLFVYHADTARGSQQSETFKVMERRLLRGIINPAMVVSWALGLWLAWKGFGFQGGWLHVKLAGVVALSACHGYLSAAVRRFARDENVKPARHWRFVNEIPTLLMIVIVIMVIVKPF
- the dnaQ gene encoding DNA polymerase III subunit epsilon; translation: MREIIFDTETTGLDPKEDRVIEIGAIELVNRFPTGKTFHHYIHPGDRPIHPDAQAVHGISLEVLAGKPAFSGIAGDFVAFIEGAKLIAHNANFDIAFINAEFARLSLPAVDAGRVVDSLALARRKHPMGPNSLDALCKRYGIDNSRRTKHGALLDSELLAEVYIELIGGKQAALILETTTTIAVGVEVDDSHVVSGYVRPTPLAPRLTEEERSAHASMVAGLGQNAIWTKLAPSEAAE